From the genome of Flammeovirgaceae bacterium:
GGTCAAGGTTGTGAATTCCATCCAAAGCGATAAGCCCATTATTTTTGCCCCTGACGTAAACCTGGGCAAATACCTGGTCCAACAAACCGGCAAGGACCTGATTTTATGGAATGGGAGTTGCGTTGTCCACGAAAACTTTTCGATCGACAAAATTCTGGGCCTTCATAAAGCACACCCCGAAGCCAAATTTATTGCCCACCCCGAGTCGCAGCCACACATCCTGAAAATTGCCAGCTACGTAGGGTCTACCAAGGGCATGATCGATTTTGTAAAGCGTGACCGCCATCAGCAATATATTGTGGCCACGGAGGCTGGTATTTTGTACCAAATGCAAAAGGAAGTCCCCCAGAAGGTGCTCATCCCCGCCCCGGCATTTGAAGACAACACCTGTGCCTGCAGCGAATGCCCCTACATGAAAATGAACACGCTGGAAAAACTTGAACGCTGCCTAAGTACCGAAAGCCCGGAGGTCTTCGTGCCGGAGCCCGTGCGCATAAAGGCAGTGGAGGCACTGAATGCCATGCTGGAACTTTCCGCCCAGCCCTCACGCAAAGTGGGCGTAGGGGCGTAGTTCATCCTTCCGACCAATCCGCAAACGAATCGCGCGTT
Proteins encoded in this window:
- the nadA gene encoding quinolinate synthase NadA, whose product is MKTAVDTRSITNSILELKEKKNAIIIAHYYQAPEIQDVADVVGDSLQMAQQAAQSEADIIVVAGVYFMAETAKILNPLRKVLLPDTGAGCSLADSCPPAEFKKFIDAHPGSPVVTYVNCSAEVKAMSDIVCTSSNAVKVVNSIQSDKPIIFAPDVNLGKYLVQQTGKDLILWNGSCVVHENFSIDKILGLHKAHPEAKFIAHPESQPHILKIASYVGSTKGMIDFVKRDRHQQYIVATEAGILYQMQKEVPQKVLIPAPAFEDNTCACSECPYMKMNTLEKLERCLSTESPEVFVPEPVRIKAVEALNAMLELSAQPSRKVGVGA